In the genome of Dermacentor variabilis isolate Ectoservices chromosome 5, ASM5094787v1, whole genome shotgun sequence, one region contains:
- the LOC142583461 gene encoding uncharacterized protein LOC142583461: MSRASFNDVLIDEVAMRPLLWNAALNDYKKISNRSALWDEVLEAMRTIDPNVTMDEIQSRWKNLKDTFRRKLKDVKDEQRSGSAATKKTKSNNWPYMERLRFMSDLFEPRRSHSNISPDEQNCAYDSTAAEETLVILEDHCENEEIFEEMFPSPGCSPKATSCTSKESSVALPEGTERRARKRQKTMKEIEEIDLRIEAIRGALAASQAMDDVTHFVLSLVPSMKETPKHMQQHLRLELQNIVASYSTGKYPNLLVKNDD; this comes from the exons ATGTCGCGCGCCAGCTTCAACGATGTGTTAATTGATGAAGTGGCCATGCGTCCGCTTTTGTGGAACGCCGCGCTTAACGACTACAAGAAGATCTCGAACAGGTCTGCGCTGTGGGATGAAGTGCTGGAGGCAATGAGGACCATCGACCCGAACG TGACCATGGATGAAATACAGAGCAGATGGAAAAACCTAAAGGACACATTTCGGCGAAAACTGAAAGATGTTAAAGATGAGCAAAGGAGTGGCTCAGctgctacaaagaaaacaaaatccaACAACTGGCCATACATGGAAAGGCTGCGCTTCATGTCGGATTTGTTTGAACCACGCCG GAGCCACAGCAACATTTCCCCAGATGAACAGAATTGTGCGTATGACAGCACCGCAGCAGAGGAAACACTTGTTATCCTTGAAGATCATTGTGAGAACGAGGAGATTTTTGAAGAAATGTTTCCGTCGCCTGGCTGCTCCCCTAAAGCAACCTCGTGCACAAGCAAAGAATCATCCGTGGCCTTGCCTGAAGGGACAGAGAGACGGGCACGAAAGAGAcagaaaacaatgaaagaaatcgAGGAAATAGATTTGAGAATTGAAGCCATAAGGGGTGCCCTCGCAGCAAGCCAGGCAATGGACGACGTTACCCATTTTGTGTTGTCCCTTGTTCCGTCAATGAAAGAAACTCCTAAGCACATGCAGCAGCACCTGCGGTTAGAACTTCAAAATATTGTTGCATCCTACAGCACGGGAAAGTATCCAAATCTTCTTGTTAAAAATGACGATTAG